Below is a window of Caballeronia insecticola DNA.
GACGTTCGAAATATGCAACGGCATCGACTTGGCTTCCACACCGCCCGTCGTACCCTTCATCGGGTTCGGCTTCACGTGCTTCTTGACGAGGTTGATGCCCTCGACCGTGACACGATCTTCCCCAACGGCCAGCACGGTGCCGCGCTTGCCCTTGTCCTTGCCGGTGATGACGATGACTTCGTCACCCTTGCGAATCTTATTCATCGCGACTCCTTACAGCACTTCCGGCGCGAGCGAAACGATCTTCATGAATCGTTCGCTACGCAGTTCACGCGTCACCGGCCCGAAAATACGCGTGCCGATCGGCTCGAGCTTCGTATTCAACAGTACGGCGGCATTGCCGTCGAACTTGATGAGCGAGCCATCCTGGCGACGCACGCCTTTGGCCGTGCGAACGACCACGGCGTTGTAGATTTCGCCCTTTTTCACGCGTCCGCGCGGCGTCGCTTCCTTGACGGTCACCTTGATGATGTCGCCAATGCTAGCGTAACGACGCTTCGAGCCGCCGAGCACCTTGATGCACATGACTTCACGCGCACCCGTGTTGTCGGCCACTTCAAGCCGAGTTTCGGTCTGGA
It encodes the following:
- the rplX gene encoding 50S ribosomal protein L24, with protein sequence MNKIRKGDEVIVITGKDKGKRGTVLAVGEDRVTVEGINLVKKHVKPNPMKGTTGGVEAKSMPLHISNVAVVDANGKASRVGIKVEDGKKVRFLKSTGATLNA
- the rplN gene encoding 50S ribosomal protein L14, which codes for MIQTETRLEVADNTGAREVMCIKVLGGSKRRYASIGDIIKVTVKEATPRGRVKKGEIYNAVVVRTAKGVRRQDGSLIKFDGNAAVLLNTKLEPIGTRIFGPVTRELRSERFMKIVSLAPEVL